The DNA segment GGCTACTTCGGGTACGGCGGCGGCGACCTGGATCCGGCGCCACTGGCCGCGCAGATCGCCGAACTGGCCGCCGACCCGGTCCGGCGGGAGCGACTGGGGGAGTGGTCACGGCGTACGGTCGAGGAGCGCTACAGCCTCAAGGCCGCCGCCGACGCGCTCGGTGAGATCTACACCAAGGCGATGGCCGCGGGCCAGCGCCGCCGCGTCGGTGCCGCCGCCCGCGTCGCGGCCCACAAGGCCGTGGCCGACCTGCTGCCCGCCGCACTGCGCAGAGGAGATCAGTGAAGCCTGGCATCTCCGACGACGCCTCGCTGGGCGCCAAGGCCGGTCGCGCGATCGGCTGGAGCTTCGCGAGCACCGCGCTGGGCCGGCTCAGCACCCTGGCGATCGGCATCGCGCTGGCCCGGCTGCTCGGGCCGGCCGAGTTCGGCACCTTCGCGGTCGCGATGGTGGCGCTGCTGGCGGTGCTCAGCTTCAACGAGCTCGGGGTCAGCCTCGCCATCGTGCGGTGGCCGGGCGACCCCCGCGAGATCGCTCCGACGGTCGCCACCATCTCGGTGCTGACCAGCGTTTTCATCTACTTGGGCTGCTTCCTCGGCGCACCCGCCTTCGCCGAGGCGATGGGCGACCCCCGGGCCACATCGGTGGTGCGGGTCCTCGCGCTCAACGTCATCATCAGCGGGCTCGTCGCCACGCCGGTGGCGCTGCTGCAACGCGACTTCCGCCAGGACCGCAAGACCATCGCCGACCTGACCACCACCTGGACCAGCGCGATCGTCTCGATCGGCTGCGCGGTCGGCGGGCTGGGCGCGATGAGCCTCGCGATCGGCCAGATGACCGGCGCAGCCGCGGGGGCGGTGCTGTTCTTCTGGTTCGCCCCGCAGGGCCTGCGGTTCGGGTTCGATCGGGTCCAGGCGCGCAAGCTGCTGAAGTTCGGCCTGCCGCTGGCCGGTTCCAGCATCGTGGTGTTCGCCGCGCAGAACGTGGACCGGCTCCTGATCGGCGCCCTGCTCGGCCCGGTGTCGCTCGGCTACTACGTGCTCGCCGCGAACCTCTCCAACTGGCCGATCAACGTCTTCTCCGCACCCGTACGGGCGGTCGCCCCGGCCGCCCTGTCCCGCCTGCAGCACGACCCGCCCACCATGCGGCGGACGTTCCTGTCCACGGCCGGCCTGCTGGCCGCCGTGGTGCTGCCGGTCTGCGCGGTGCTCGGCGGCCTGGCCGAGCCGGTGATCCGCCTGGTCTACGGCGAGGTCTGGCTGCCGGCCGCCTCGGTGCTGGTCTGGCTGGCCGCGCTGGCCGCGTTCCGGATCCTGTTCGAGCTGATCTACGACTACTTCGTGGTCCTGGCGCACAGCCGCGCGGTCTTCACCGTGCAGGTGGTGTGGCTGTTCGCGCTGATCCCGGCGACCTGGGCCGGCGCGACGACGGCCGGG comes from the Actinoplanes sp. OR16 genome and includes:
- a CDS encoding lipopolysaccharide biosynthesis protein translates to MKPGISDDASLGAKAGRAIGWSFASTALGRLSTLAIGIALARLLGPAEFGTFAVAMVALLAVLSFNELGVSLAIVRWPGDPREIAPTVATISVLTSVFIYLGCFLGAPAFAEAMGDPRATSVVRVLALNVIISGLVATPVALLQRDFRQDRKTIADLTTTWTSAIVSIGCAVGGLGAMSLAIGQMTGAAAGAVLFFWFAPQGLRFGFDRVQARKLLKFGLPLAGSSIVVFAAQNVDRLLIGALLGPVSLGYYVLAANLSNWPINVFSAPVRAVAPAALSRLQHDPPTMRRTFLSTAGLLAAVVLPVCAVLGGLAEPVIRLVYGEVWLPAASVLVWLAALAAFRILFELIYDYFVVLAHSRAVFTVQVVWLFALIPATWAGATTAGLNGASAAQVAVAGLVVLPFYLFELHRDGIRATKFGARLVLPLAGAAVAAGICAGVVALGLPDLLTLVIGGTAGLAVMALLGYRLRGVLRELRATGAQPAEPAPV